A window from Fibrobacter sp. UWB11 encodes these proteins:
- the xseB gene encoding exodeoxyribonuclease VII small subunit, translating to MSEQNFEYKNAMARLEEILSKIDNSEMEIDELALEVQEATQLLRKCRQILIATEKNVQDALAELDS from the coding sequence ATGAGTGAGCAAAATTTTGAATATAAAAACGCAATGGCGCGTTTAGAAGAAATTCTCTCGAAAATCGACAATTCCGAGATGGAAATTGATGAACTTGCTCTGGAGGTTCAAGAGGCTACGCAGCTTTTACGCAAGTGTCGTCAAATTTTGATTGCGACCGAAAAGAACGTTCAGGATGCTCTTGCCGAGTTGGACTCTTGA
- a CDS encoding ABC transporter permease, with protein sequence METTSIVLPSALTAANSKRLLSNCRSALSKGELYLDGSSLTSMDYSADAFFALLAELSEKTGNKLVLAHFSPEIKQHLQNLRKMEPPERPQRETNNVLEMMGNIGFMLIRETFEVLKLLFMSIYWTVIGPFDKGKIHFGGITKQMFKSGSEAMGICFLFVGLICLTMALQSSVMLNAVGGGSYLASGLGFLIFAEIGPLLTTIILAGRSGSAMAAEIANMSVCEEVKALKSMAIPPVQYLVVPRFIALSVTTPILSFSASIVGSFAGFLIAYFFCDISFSNYMMGLRDGIDPMTFLKSTIKALVFGWIVTLIACNKGLNAHGGAEAVGKATTSSVVAAICTIVISDTLFAFIFY encoded by the coding sequence ATGGAAACGACATCGATAGTTTTGCCTAGCGCACTGACTGCGGCGAACAGCAAAAGGCTGCTCTCTAATTGCAGGAGTGCACTCTCCAAAGGGGAGCTTTATCTTGACGGATCAAGCCTGACCTCTATGGACTACAGCGCCGATGCCTTTTTTGCACTTTTAGCGGAACTTTCCGAAAAGACGGGCAACAAGCTTGTCCTCGCCCACTTTTCCCCGGAAATCAAGCAACACTTGCAGAACCTCCGCAAGATGGAGCCGCCCGAAAGACCTCAACGCGAGACAAATAATGTTCTCGAAATGATGGGTAACATCGGGTTCATGCTCATCCGAGAAACGTTCGAAGTTCTCAAGCTCCTGTTCATGTCCATTTATTGGACGGTTATCGGTCCGTTCGACAAGGGTAAAATCCACTTTGGCGGGATTACCAAGCAGATGTTCAAGTCGGGCAGCGAAGCCATGGGAATTTGCTTCTTGTTCGTGGGATTGATTTGCCTTACGATGGCCTTGCAGAGTTCAGTGATGTTGAATGCTGTGGGCGGCGGTTCTTACCTCGCTTCAGGGCTTGGGTTCCTTATTTTTGCAGAAATCGGCCCGCTCCTTACAACGATTATTTTGGCCGGGCGTTCCGGCAGTGCCATGGCGGCAGAAATTGCAAACATGAGCGTTTGCGAAGAAGTCAAGGCGTTAAAGTCCATGGCTATCCCGCCGGTGCAGTACCTTGTTGTCCCGCGATTCATTGCGTTAAGTGTCACGACACCGATCCTCTCATTTAGCGCATCCATCGTCGGTAGTTTTGCCGGATTCCTCATTGCGTATTTCTTCTGCGATATTTCCTTCTCGAATTACATGATGGGGCTCCGCGACGGCATCGACCCGATGACCTTCCTCAAGAGCACCATCAAGGCACTCGTGTTTGGCTGGATTGTAACGCTCATCGCTTGCAACAAGGGCTTGAACGCCCATGGCGGCGCAGAAGCAGTCGGTAAAGCGACTACGTCAAGCGTTGTGGCAGCCATTTGTACCATCGTGATTTCTGACACCCTTTTCGCCTTCATTTTCTACTAG
- a CDS encoding ABC-type transport auxiliary lipoprotein family protein, with product MKANRLLAVAALLSAFTLTGCLGGSTEPSRYYTISAESISTSGAASDARVLVKKFTIDPAYQRSNIVYRESPYDFMFYDLDLWATRPEQMLTQVTGEYLVKSNLFKSVDLKPMGKPDFELLGNVDAIEEIDEGSSQDAHLAVQLTFRKVGEDAPLWEKRYDERQSMNKRDAHSAAEALSKLYAKYMQDALSNIANVK from the coding sequence ATGAAAGCAAATCGTTTGTTGGCTGTCGCCGCCCTCCTTTCGGCATTCACGCTCACGGGTTGCCTCGGAGGATCGACGGAACCTTCCCGCTATTACACTATTTCTGCTGAATCCATTTCGACATCGGGTGCAGCAAGCGATGCGCGCGTTCTCGTCAAGAAATTTACGATTGACCCGGCCTACCAGCGCAGCAACATTGTCTACCGCGAATCACCGTATGACTTTATGTTCTACGATTTGGATTTGTGGGCAACGCGCCCGGAACAGATGCTCACGCAAGTGACAGGCGAATACTTGGTCAAGAGCAATCTCTTCAAGTCCGTCGATTTAAAGCCGATGGGCAAGCCGGATTTTGAATTGCTCGGCAACGTCGATGCGATTGAAGAAATTGACGAAGGCAGCTCGCAAGACGCTCACCTCGCTGTGCAGCTCACATTCCGTAAGGTCGGCGAAGACGCTCCGCTGTGGGAAAAGCGCTACGACGAACGCCAAAGCATGAACAAGCGCGACGCGCATTCTGCCGCCGAAGCGCTCTCGAAGCTCTACGCCAAGTACATGCAGGATGCTCTTTCGAATATTGCAAATGTGAAGTGA
- a CDS encoding MlaD family protein, with protein sequence METTRSERIKLGAFMLFCGVLICIFLGYVLKRYLSEQFDNYYTIFDTDVNGLFVDAKVKLNGISVGSVTSITINEQNLNQVVVAFKVTQGTPIKKGTRAGLTAGMNLTGEKQVILSGGTFSEPNVPEGGYVPAAASMFDQITGQMGDIFNKANPIVDGLARVLNPENAESISRTLKNLEKTTENLSNLTADIRKPLNTMSKSAVSLQKILAEIEEAKLAAKADTNLTVLREKLEAIDTKGLNENLMQTAESMNKLTQRVDAMVYKNEDQVGNAVEELNTILENLEEFTQKIKNNPSALIRTEGKSGR encoded by the coding sequence ATGGAAACCACCCGATCCGAAAGAATTAAACTAGGCGCATTCATGCTCTTTTGCGGAGTATTGATTTGCATATTCCTAGGCTATGTGCTCAAGCGTTACCTGAGCGAGCAGTTCGACAACTACTACACCATTTTCGACACGGACGTAAATGGACTTTTCGTCGACGCCAAGGTGAAGTTGAACGGTATCTCCGTCGGTAGCGTCACAAGCATCACGATTAACGAACAAAACTTGAATCAAGTTGTCGTTGCATTCAAGGTCACACAGGGAACGCCTATCAAGAAAGGGACTCGAGCAGGGCTCACCGCAGGCATGAACCTTACCGGTGAAAAGCAAGTTATTCTTTCGGGCGGAACATTCAGCGAACCCAACGTTCCAGAAGGCGGTTACGTTCCGGCAGCAGCTTCGATGTTCGACCAAATTACAGGACAGATGGGCGACATTTTTAACAAGGCGAATCCGATTGTAGACGGACTTGCCCGTGTGCTGAATCCGGAAAACGCAGAAAGCATTTCGCGCACACTCAAGAACCTCGAAAAGACGACCGAGAACTTGAGTAACTTGACCGCCGACATCAGAAAGCCGCTCAACACCATGAGCAAGTCTGCCGTTTCTTTGCAAAAGATTCTTGCCGAAATCGAAGAGGCAAAACTCGCCGCCAAGGCCGACACAAACCTCACCGTGCTTAGGGAAAAGCTCGAAGCCATCGACACCAAGGGCTTGAACGAGAACCTAATGCAGACGGCAGAATCCATGAACAAACTCACACAGCGTGTTGACGCCATGGTTTACAAGAACGAAGACCAGGTCGGGAACGCAGTGGAAGAACTCAATACGATTCTTGAAAACCTCGAAGAATTTACCCAAAAGATTAAGAATAACCCGTCCGCACTCATCCGCACCGAAGGCAAAAGCGGTCGTTAA
- a CDS encoding ABC transporter ATP-binding protein — protein MNIEKFDSNVPAIEVNGLTVRFPIRGGVFSKVKDYFTAVDNVSFMLPQGKILSIVGESGCGKSTLVKSLVGLVPVAKGSVNLFGLPVNGGKVGSAKDAVRVSDLVQMIFQDPFSSLNPRQTVTEILTAPVIARGVSFDEACKRARELLERVSLPAGAMDKFPHEFSGGQRQRLCIARSLMVRPKVLLCDEVTSALDVSVQAQILHLLDDLRNELGLSILFISHDMQVVRALSDEVLVMYFGHAVEHGPADEVLTNPQNDYTKKLLASVPTIHRG, from the coding sequence ATGAATATCGAAAAATTTGATAGTAATGTCCCTGCCATCGAGGTAAACGGGCTTACGGTACGGTTCCCGATTCGTGGTGGTGTTTTTAGCAAAGTCAAGGACTATTTTACCGCAGTTGACAATGTGTCTTTTATGCTTCCGCAGGGGAAAATTCTTTCTATTGTGGGGGAATCGGGCTGTGGAAAATCGACTCTCGTAAAATCTTTAGTAGGGTTGGTGCCCGTTGCTAAGGGTAGTGTTAATTTGTTCGGACTGCCGGTGAATGGCGGAAAAGTGGGCTCGGCTAAGGATGCTGTCCGAGTTTCGGACTTGGTGCAGATGATTTTTCAGGATCCGTTCAGTAGCTTGAACCCGCGTCAGACGGTAACGGAAATTTTGACCGCTCCCGTTATTGCTCGAGGAGTCTCGTTCGATGAAGCCTGCAAGCGTGCTCGGGAACTTTTGGAACGTGTTTCGCTCCCGGCTGGTGCAATGGACAAGTTCCCGCATGAGTTTTCGGGCGGCCAGCGCCAGCGCCTTTGCATTGCGCGTAGCTTGATGGTGCGCCCGAAGGTGTTGCTCTGTGACGAAGTGACGAGCGCATTGGACGTGTCCGTGCAGGCTCAAATTTTGCATTTGCTCGACGATTTGCGTAATGAACTAGGACTCTCCATCCTATTTATCAGTCACGATATGCAAGTGGTTCGCGCTTTGAGCGACGAAGTCTTGGTGATGTATTTTGGCCACGCCGTAGAACACGGCCCCGCCGATGAAGTCCTCACGAACCCGCAAAACGATTACACGAAAAAATTGCTAGCCAGCGTACCCACGATACATAGAGGGTAA
- a CDS encoding ABC transporter ATP-binding protein → MDEILKVDHLKASYGNETILKDISFGVKKGEIRMVLGSSGCGKSTLLNNVLKFIKSDEGTITYFGKSFGPKDGLDSDTRMRTGVLFQSGALLADLTVAENAMLPLKRSMPYMPKSQMEAIVADRLEKVHLLHAFHKYPGEISGGMKKRAALARAIALKPELLFCDEPSTGLDPVTARSLDELLLELRDTLGVSMVIVSHELESIKIVCDRFVYLKDGYVLKDATLKEGMESDDPILRHFFNRQCPKENNATDFYNFEFID, encoded by the coding sequence ATGGACGAAATTCTAAAAGTTGACCATTTGAAAGCGAGCTACGGGAACGAAACAATCCTCAAGGATATTTCGTTCGGCGTCAAGAAGGGCGAAATTCGCATGGTGCTCGGAAGCTCCGGTTGCGGTAAGTCAACACTTTTAAACAACGTGTTGAAGTTCATCAAGTCGGACGAAGGCACGATTACGTACTTCGGAAAGTCATTTGGTCCCAAGGATGGTCTCGACAGCGATACCCGCATGCGTACTGGAGTCTTGTTCCAGAGTGGCGCACTCCTTGCGGACTTGACCGTTGCCGAAAACGCGATGCTCCCGCTCAAGCGTAGCATGCCCTACATGCCCAAGAGCCAGATGGAAGCTATTGTCGCCGACCGTCTTGAAAAAGTTCACTTGCTCCACGCGTTCCACAAGTACCCCGGCGAAATTTCTGGCGGTATGAAGAAGCGTGCAGCCCTTGCCCGCGCGATAGCTCTCAAGCCAGAACTCCTGTTCTGCGATGAACCGTCCACAGGCCTCGACCCGGTGACCGCCCGTTCGCTCGACGAACTGCTCCTCGAACTGCGCGACACGCTCGGCGTTTCGATGGTGATTGTGAGCCACGAACTGGAAAGCATTAAAATCGTCTGCGACCGATTCGTTTACCTCAAGGACGGATACGTCTTGAAGGATGCGACGCTCAAAGAAGGCATGGAATCAGACGACCCGATTCTCAGGCATTTCTTTAACAGGCAATGTCCCAAAGAAAACAATGCCACGGACTTTTACAACTTTGAATTTATTGATTGA